One genomic region from Streptomyces sp. Li-HN-5-11 encodes:
- a CDS encoding FCD domain-containing protein, with translation MKDTPVVAAVNGTDERGDYRPGYEVVAERILEFIAEARLVPGDRMPTENDLAQQLDTSRAVVREAVKILSALGRVRAHKGRGLFVADDDGMLISSRWGGFFRPVDLDHVLMLFEFRRVQEMAAARFAATRATPAELRAIEGAMQRCRHGYVHGEVDVFNQADDDFHAAVAAASHNTFLGSAVRDARRLQRQSSAIGIHDTFGEGTAAAVEEHERIYRAIRDGRPDEAAEATAVHLDRTLEDYRREIQRRLFG, from the coding sequence ATGAAGGACACGCCCGTTGTGGCAGCGGTGAACGGCACGGACGAGCGGGGCGACTACCGGCCCGGATACGAGGTCGTGGCGGAGCGGATCCTCGAGTTCATCGCGGAGGCGCGTCTGGTCCCCGGCGACCGGATGCCCACGGAGAACGACCTGGCCCAGCAGCTGGACACCAGCCGAGCGGTGGTCCGGGAAGCCGTGAAGATCCTCTCGGCGCTCGGCCGGGTCCGGGCGCACAAGGGACGCGGACTGTTCGTCGCGGACGACGACGGCATGCTGATCTCCAGCCGCTGGGGCGGCTTCTTCCGGCCCGTGGACCTCGATCACGTGCTCATGCTGTTCGAGTTCCGCAGGGTGCAGGAGATGGCCGCCGCCAGGTTCGCGGCCACCCGGGCCACGCCTGCCGAACTGCGCGCCATCGAGGGCGCCATGCAGCGGTGCCGGCACGGGTACGTCCATGGTGAGGTCGACGTCTTCAACCAGGCGGACGACGACTTCCACGCAGCGGTGGCCGCTGCCTCGCACAACACGTTCCTCGGCAGTGCGGTGCGTGACGCCCGCCGGCTGCAGCGCCAGTCCAGCGCGATCGGCATCCACGACACCTTCGGCGAGGGCACCGCGGCCGCGGTCGAGGAGCATGAGAGGATCTACCGCGCCATTCGCGACGGCCGACCCGACGAGGCCGCCGAGGCCACGGCGGTACACCTCGACCGGACTCTGGAGGACTACCGGCGGGAGATCCAGCGGCGCCTGTTCGGCTGA
- a CDS encoding extracellular solute-binding protein encodes MSVYKPSADQETGTSRRRTALLAGCAATVLLTVAACGSGGGAAGTTTKDGFAQAAQRDGALTVWVDATRLDAAKLYQKLHPDVKMDIVTYDGDANGSNYLQTKVQLFNRTGKGWPDVVFSSQNNEVTWAVDAGFAAPLNKGLIPDATLGQFATGANDVCTVNGTVYCLRNDLSQAVLWYNAPLLKKFGYTVPTTWEEYQQLGEKVAKEHPGYLVGDAGDSFTPEIYLWASKCGANHITGAKSVSVNTTSENCTRMAKLMDVLIKEKSMSISGVFSTDFGKNEANKVLLMPGPAWYGGALFEGTFKTPAKQIAVAPMPQWTGDSSPATGNVGGGTWLLSQHSAHIKAATDFLKWVTTDNAYQGEKAPGFPAYAPAAETWLKGQDASGYFASDLSALKNASSQVWPGWGSGQFSQEAIWAATVKPGLTQGKSIVSMLPAWQDAIVKYAESDGYKVSK; translated from the coding sequence ATGTCCGTCTACAAGCCTTCGGCCGACCAGGAGACAGGGACCAGCAGGAGACGCACCGCGTTGCTGGCCGGCTGTGCCGCCACCGTGCTGCTCACCGTGGCCGCCTGTGGCAGCGGGGGCGGCGCCGCCGGCACGACCACCAAGGACGGATTCGCCCAAGCCGCGCAGAGGGACGGGGCGTTGACCGTCTGGGTGGACGCGACCCGTCTGGACGCCGCGAAGCTGTACCAGAAGCTCCACCCCGACGTGAAGATGGACATCGTCACCTACGACGGCGACGCCAACGGCTCGAACTACCTCCAGACCAAGGTCCAGCTCTTCAACCGCACCGGCAAGGGCTGGCCGGACGTCGTCTTCAGCTCCCAGAACAACGAGGTGACCTGGGCCGTCGACGCGGGCTTCGCGGCGCCGCTCAACAAGGGCCTGATCCCGGACGCGACCCTGGGGCAGTTCGCCACCGGCGCCAACGACGTCTGCACGGTCAACGGCACCGTCTACTGCCTGCGCAACGACCTCTCCCAGGCGGTGCTCTGGTACAACGCGCCGCTGCTGAAGAAGTTCGGCTACACGGTGCCCACCACCTGGGAGGAGTACCAGCAGCTCGGCGAAAAGGTGGCCAAGGAGCACCCCGGTTACCTCGTGGGCGACGCCGGCGACTCCTTCACCCCCGAGATCTACCTGTGGGCGAGCAAGTGCGGCGCCAACCACATCACCGGCGCCAAGTCCGTCTCGGTGAACACCACCAGCGAGAACTGCACCAGGATGGCCAAGCTCATGGACGTGCTCATCAAGGAAAAGTCCATGTCCATCAGCGGCGTCTTCAGCACCGACTTCGGCAAGAACGAGGCGAACAAGGTCCTGCTCATGCCGGGTCCGGCCTGGTACGGCGGCGCGCTGTTCGAGGGCACCTTCAAGACGCCGGCCAAGCAGATAGCGGTGGCGCCCATGCCGCAGTGGACGGGTGACTCCTCTCCGGCCACCGGCAACGTCGGCGGCGGCACCTGGCTGCTGTCCCAGCACTCCGCCCACATCAAGGCGGCCACCGACTTCCTGAAGTGGGTCACCACCGACAACGCCTACCAGGGCGAGAAGGCGCCGGGCTTCCCGGCCTACGCGCCGGCCGCCGAGACCTGGCTGAAGGGGCAGGACGCCTCCGGATACTTCGCCAGTGACCTGAGCGCCCTCAAGAACGCGTCCTCCCAGGTCTGGCCGGGCTGGGGCTCGGGCCAGTTCAGCCAGGAGGCGATCTGGGCGGCCACGGTCAAGCCCGGCCTGACCCAGGGCAAGAGCATCGTCTCGATGCTGCCGGCCTGGCAGGACGCCATCGTCAAGTACGCCGAGTCCGACGGATACAAGGTCTCCAAGTGA
- a CDS encoding sugar ABC transporter permease codes for MTLTHTSAGSATRRRRGAARQSRAGMAFVAAYVILLIAFGVLPTAYAVYFAFTDAGGTFTGISNFVATGHDFRFMGAVSHIAVYLVFWLVSLVVFVVGLALLLHRLASGTVGRALRFLYYIPGALAGAASVLVWLFILDPTVSPVSSLLSALGFHTFGEVIAPGNLPVLFTIIAFWTGAGGWIVVMYGALNNIPKDVMEAARIDGANSWQTAWRVQVPMLRKWIVYMVILAFAGGAQLFVEPQLLSLASVGVAGRDYSLNQLTYDFAFQMNNINGAAAVSVELLVVSVSAAAVFVARSGFFDAE; via the coding sequence GTGACGCTCACGCACACCTCGGCCGGTTCTGCCACCCGGCGCCGTCGCGGTGCCGCCCGGCAGAGCCGGGCCGGCATGGCCTTCGTCGCCGCGTACGTGATCCTTCTGATCGCCTTCGGCGTCCTTCCGACCGCCTACGCGGTCTACTTCGCCTTCACCGACGCCGGGGGCACGTTCACCGGCATCTCCAACTTCGTCGCCACCGGGCACGACTTCCGCTTCATGGGCGCCGTGAGCCACATCGCCGTGTACCTCGTCTTCTGGCTGGTGTCACTGGTGGTGTTCGTGGTGGGACTGGCGCTGCTGCTGCACCGTCTGGCATCCGGGACGGTCGGCAGGGCACTCCGCTTCCTCTACTACATCCCCGGAGCGCTCGCCGGCGCCGCGAGCGTGCTGGTGTGGCTGTTCATACTCGACCCGACGGTGAGCCCCGTCAGTTCGCTGCTGAGCGCGCTGGGGTTCCACACCTTCGGCGAGGTCATCGCGCCCGGCAACCTGCCCGTGCTGTTCACGATCATCGCGTTCTGGACCGGCGCGGGCGGCTGGATCGTCGTCATGTACGGCGCGCTCAACAACATCCCCAAGGACGTCATGGAAGCCGCCCGCATCGACGGCGCGAACTCCTGGCAGACCGCATGGCGAGTGCAGGTCCCGATGCTCCGCAAGTGGATCGTGTACATGGTGATCCTGGCGTTCGCGGGCGGCGCACAGCTCTTCGTCGAGCCGCAACTGCTCTCCCTCGCCAGCGTGGGCGTGGCCGGACGCGACTACTCGCTGAACCAGCTGACGTACGACTTCGCCTTCCAGATGAACAACATCAACGGCGCCGCCGCGGTCTCGGTGGAGCTCCTGGTCGTCAGCGTGTCGGCCGCCGCAGTCTTCGTCGCACGGTCGGGGTTCTTCGATGCCGAATAA
- a CDS encoding carbohydrate ABC transporter permease, which produces MSRTQHRAPKRRRPRPQRRVASRLLTGSVLTAFMVFFVLPVLWLLLAATKTDQQLVRDSPLSFGSWHALMANWHGLTAFQDDAILLWLRNSALYAVISLAITLCVAVPAGYALAMTEFRGRRMLLISTLVVMLMPNATLVVPLFLEINAVHLIGTMWSIILPYSFYPFGVYLTYIYFTTAVPKDLLAAARMDGCSEFGVFRHIALPLATPVIALVGFFSFVANWTNYFLPYVMLPESNQMPIQVGVGNLLSSVPSFNPAVGDVAVERPELALATLVAVTPVLVVFLFAQRFLVSGMLAGATKE; this is translated from the coding sequence ATGAGCCGAACGCAGCACCGGGCCCCAAAGCGGCGGCGCCCCCGTCCCCAGCGACGCGTCGCCTCCCGGCTGCTGACCGGCAGCGTACTGACCGCGTTCATGGTGTTCTTCGTACTGCCGGTGCTCTGGCTGCTCCTCGCGGCGACCAAGACCGACCAGCAACTGGTCCGCGACAGCCCGCTCTCCTTCGGATCCTGGCACGCGCTCATGGCCAACTGGCACGGGCTCACGGCGTTCCAGGACGACGCCATCCTGCTGTGGCTGCGCAACTCCGCGCTCTATGCGGTGATCTCGCTGGCCATCACGCTGTGCGTCGCCGTACCCGCGGGATACGCCCTGGCGATGACCGAGTTCCGCGGTCGGCGCATGCTGCTGATCTCGACCCTGGTCGTGATGCTCATGCCGAACGCCACGCTGGTGGTGCCGCTGTTCCTGGAGATCAACGCGGTGCATCTGATCGGCACGATGTGGTCGATCATCCTGCCGTACTCGTTCTACCCCTTCGGCGTGTACCTGACGTACATCTACTTCACCACCGCCGTGCCGAAGGACCTGCTGGCGGCCGCACGGATGGACGGCTGCTCGGAGTTCGGCGTCTTCCGGCACATCGCGTTGCCGCTGGCGACGCCGGTCATCGCGCTCGTCGGCTTCTTCAGCTTCGTCGCCAACTGGACCAACTACTTCCTGCCGTACGTGATGCTCCCCGAGAGCAACCAGATGCCGATCCAGGTGGGTGTCGGGAACCTGCTCAGCAGTGTGCCGTCGTTCAATCCGGCCGTCGGCGACGTGGCGGTCGAGCGCCCGGAGTTGGCTCTGGCAACGCTCGTCGCCGTCACACCCGTGCTGGTCGTCTTCCTCTTCGCCCAGCGCTTCCTGGTCAGCGGGATGCTCGCCGGCGCCACCAAGGAATGA